In Candidatus Hydrogenedentota bacterium, the genomic stretch ACAAACTGGAGTCCGACAGATAGTGTATGAGATTTTCGGTCAACCGCAGCAGGTTCTGCCGATACGGGTTCTCCGCGTCCGCGTAATCCGGCCAGCGCCAACCGAAAAGAATGATCCGCCCGGAGCCCACGGCATACTCGACGAGCGGGCGTTCGACCCCGCGTGGCGTATTGGCCAGGAGCATGCCCTCACCCGGGCCGCCCCAGTAGAAGTCGGCCACCGCGGTGCATCCCCCGCGGCTAAGCCAGATGAGACCGTCTTGTTCCACCAGACCGGCAAACGCGGGGTGTGCTCGTTCGACAGCGACCATCGCCGCCTGGTCTCGGAAGTGTTCCAGGTCATGCCGCTGGGATCTCACGTCGCCTTCGAGTCCGAGGTGATCGACAAGGGCCAAACCGCCGCCGGACAGCAACACCCCTCCCCCCGCCTCGGCGAAGCCACGAATCGCCGCGACATATGCCCCGCCATAAAGCGCGTTTCGTGCAATGGCGTCGCCCTGGTGATACCAGACCGTGTCGAATTCGTTCAGGCTCCGCGCATTCCCTTCCGTATCGCGGAAACCGCCATTGCCGTCAATCAACAGCAGCGTGGCCGTTCCCAGCCCCGCCGCGGCATCCCGGCCCGCCCGGTCTTGCGGCCCCATCTCTTGCTCTGAGGTTTCCGCCGTGAGGAAAGCTATGCTTACCGGCGCTTGCGCGCCGGATACGCCGCAAGACAGCAGCGCGCAAGCCGTCAGGACGCCAAAGCGGCGCCGTGCACGCGAAATTGCACTCCCTTCTGCAACAAAAGAAACCGGGTTCATGAATCGCGCGTTACTCCACTTTCCGCGACGGGCCGGACTCTCGCAGGCACACCCGCGCCCTCCCTTTTCATCAACTTCGAGACGCAAGCCTACATACCATTCTTCGCCCATAGGTTATCATAGAAGAAACGGCGCACGTCTTCTTGCACCTGCTCTGGTAACGGGCAGGCAAAACCTCCGGCCAACCGCTCCACTTCCTCATGCGCATTCTCCAATAGCGTCTTGCCCTTTCCGTAGTCGAACAAACCAGTTTCGAAGAATTCGCCGCCCCGTGCGTACTCGAGCGTCAGCGTATCGGTCAGAAAATCCCCGCCCGGACCCGCCGCATCCATGTTGTCTATCGCGAGCCGTGCCGGGTCCGCCGCGATACCCCGGTCGAGGAATTCCGCCGCGCGAAGCCACTCGTGCTGAATGACCATCATTTCCGCGGACAGCCCGGTGCCGTTGAAACAGGACCCGAGCCCCGACAGCAGGTCCGCGCCCGATCCCCGCGCCGCCAGCATGAATAACAGGCTTTCGGCCCCGGTTTGCAGGTCCAGACGCCCCGGCATCGCGCCGCCGCATTCCGCCATCCCGGGGAGTCCACAGTGCCGCGCCAGTTGCACGCCCGCGGCCTTCCACAGCGCCTTGTCCAGCGTGTAATACCGGTCATGGCCCGTCCGCAGGTTCGTAACCGAAGGACCGATGCCGTAGAGAAAGGGATGTCCCGGCCGCAGCAATTGCGTGACGGCGGCCATGGTCAGGTTTTCGCAATGCGCGAGCAGCAGCGTGCCCGCAAGCGTGTAAGGCGCGGTCGCGCCCGCCATGGGGCACACTGTCGGCAGTATGGGCATGCCGCATTCGCATGCCGCAAGCAGCAATTCCGCATTCAGCGGGGAAAGTGTCAACGGCGACAGCACCGCCACCGCGCAACTCATCAGACCGGAGCCGTCCAGCGCATCGCCGCCGTTCAAGACCTGTCCCAGCGCCCGCCAAAGACGTAACCGTTCAAGGGAAGCAGGAAACACGGCGTAGTGTTTCGCGTGGTGGAGCACATGCGTCTCCAGTGCACGAAGACTGGAGAGGGCATCGTCGAAATCCGTTACCGGATAATCCATGCAACTCACGCATTTCACGCAGTCGAGCTGCTGCGCGATGATCGTGTGCCGCCGCACGTCGTCCAGACACGGATGCCGCGGTTTCTGACATCGGGAATCGAGTATCCATGGGTCATTCGTGATCGCGAGCACACCCGGCTGCCCTTTCCCCAAGGTCCACGGCCCATTTTCAACGCCGCGAATCGCATAGGCCGCGGGCGCGCATTCCAGCAGGGACGTCAGCAGCGTCTCCGGCCAGCGCACCCGGCCAGCCACGGCATCCACACGCGCGCCCGCCTGCGCAAGGCGCGCCAGCAGGCCGTCGTGCTGCACACGGCAACCTGTATGTTCCAAGAGCCGCAGCGCAGACTCGTGAATTTGCCCGACTTGGCTGTCCGTTAACACCGCACAGGTCATGAAGGACATTTTCGTTTCGTACTCGTACTCGTGCTCGCAATCACAAGCGTTGTCGTTCAGCCGCCCGGCCTTCCCGCGGCCAATTCTGTTGCTTCCGCCTCCGTCAGGGCGCGGTTGTAGATACGCAATTCACACAATTGACCGTGAAACGCGTCATGGGAGCCTCTGCCGATACACAGCGGGATGTCCTCAGGCATCGCAAACT encodes the following:
- a CDS encoding trimethylamine methyltransferase family protein, with the translated sequence MTCAVLTDSQVGQIHESALRLLEHTGCRVQHDGLLARLAQAGARVDAVAGRVRWPETLLTSLLECAPAAYAIRGVENGPWTLGKGQPGVLAITNDPWILDSRCQKPRHPCLDDVRRHTIIAQQLDCVKCVSCMDYPVTDFDDALSSLRALETHVLHHAKHYAVFPASLERLRLWRALGQVLNGGDALDGSGLMSCAVAVLSPLTLSPLNAELLLAACECGMPILPTVCPMAGATAPYTLAGTLLLAHCENLTMAAVTQLLRPGHPFLYGIGPSVTNLRTGHDRYYTLDKALWKAAGVQLARHCGLPGMAECGGAMPGRLDLQTGAESLLFMLAARGSGADLLSGLGSCFNGTGLSAEMMVIQHEWLRAAEFLDRGIAADPARLAIDNMDAAGPGGDFLTDTLTLEYARGGEFFETGLFDYGKGKTLLENAHEEVERLAGGFACPLPEQVQEDVRRFFYDNLWAKNGM